Part of the Rhineura floridana isolate rRhiFlo1 chromosome 8, rRhiFlo1.hap2, whole genome shotgun sequence genome is shown below.
TATAGTGAGGACCTGTGAAAAAATCATGGTTGAACATTATTTTACAGAGTTGTATTCCCTCCTCCAATTTAAATATTTCCAGAACAGCAGTTTGGCAGTAGAGGCCAGGACATAGGTACAAGCTCCTTACTGGCTGTGGCTAGGAGTTAAGCTAAAGGGAAGAAAGAGATCTGATGTAGGGCTGGTGCCACTTCGAAAGTATTAAGTGAACCAGACAGCTGGTATTGATTCATGTTAATTCTTTGTCTGCCATCTGTTGCTTTTACTAGTCAAgttttttcctccccaaaattattgatactaatatcaataaaggaaaggaaagcagctttcaccgaagctggtcagttttcatgtcaGCATGTTGaggctggctgttttccttttggaaaggaaaataaagcagctttcagtgccccccatCCCCCAACAACTCCTTATCATAAGTGAGACTGTCTAGCCTTGCCTTGTAGTCATTTAACAGGTTAACACTACAGAGATTAGAAGACAAGCCTACAGAGCTTCATCCACATTAAGGGCTCTCTAGAGACTCTCTAGGCATGACTTTTAATCTCTattaggcttggcttgcttcctccttgcttggagattggattattcaagtggaagggggaggagagagagacagacagacctgaactgctgtgctgtgctgtgaataaaataaatgaaagaacaatatatttgagagaAAAAGTCAGGTGttggggaaagccactgaagttcagagcaaacaggatcgctctgcaaagatggagaatatgtgtaccattgaaaaatctggtgctaaatctgaattcggTGGAATTCCCACCTATTCTTAATCTGGTGTTGGCTTCCCTTCATTCTGGATCAGTGGGAGAACTGGGTTTGGAAGGCTTATGCTCCAGCATTTTCAGGATTTTTCTTCAAAGCCTTTGTTATTCACCATCTGCATAGGAGACAACTGGAGGCCTCCTCAGCgtttagaaaagaaaagagatTTGTACATGTTCCTAGCTCTTCATATGGAGAACTCTCCAGTGTGCGGGGAGTCTGAAAAGGTATGTAAGACATATAACTGCTAAAGTATATCttaatgaaattatttatttatcgtGTCTATAGTATTTTTCAGCATGATCTGCTCTTTTTTAGAGTATCATTATTCAAATTTGATGTTTAAAAAGTTTtattaaacttttttttctttcagtttcacaAAACTGGAATAGTTGTGTGTGAGTCAGACAAAGTGCACAAACTGATGTCAATGTGTTGCTCCTCAAAAAGTTTGCATGCCGTGCAACAAGTCATGTTGAACACTCCCATCACTTTACGCAATTGCTCTATCTATATGTCCAGAAAACCTTGCTCTGCATGTACCAAATTTCTCATTCAAGGTAGGTAAATTTCTGGGGAAAatatcttattttatttcttgaaaTAGTTATATGTTGATTTTTGACTCCACAGTCAACAAATTGATTAAAATATCAGTCATATAAGTAATCTAAAAGCTGTTAATACCATAATGAAAACATCAGACTTGAAAAGCAGCTGTAGCAGACAAAAGCAGTCCAAGCTTCACTAGGGGAAGGGGTGAATATGGCCCATTCCCCTTTCAGAGAGAAGAGCCATAGCTCCATGGTGGTAAAACatgttctttgcatgcagaaggtcctaggttcaatccccaacatctccaggtagggatgggaatatcccctgccagAAAAtctagagagcctctgccagtcggTATGAACAAtggtgagctagatgggccaatggtttgacttggtgtaaggcagcttccactGTTCCTGTGCCTGGCAAAAATAAGCTAAACAAGGGGGGCAAGAGAGGGAGCTCCCGGGACTCCAAATCCAACTGCAAACAGTGGCAGACATGCATCAGGCACATCATGAGACATTTGTCTTTCACTTGCTGCAGGCTCAAGCCAAGACCCAGTCACAGATGCCAGGAGCATCAGCCTACAGGAAGAGCCCTGGCTTGGTGGAACAGCTCAAATTTCATATGTAGGCAGTCTTTGGTTCAAATGCAGGGTATAAATCTacaatatttcatttcatttatttgtttgttttatttatatcccgcccttcctcccagaaggaggcttCATACCCAAGCACACCTGAGCCAATCAGGTTGAATGCTGCATGGCCAATAGCCTGGCTCCTCTGGGCCAACAAACCCTTTTGGCCCACTCTTAACCCTGGCAACCCATGTGATTAATccacctctcctccccacccccattttgccCTGTTAACTAGCCCTGCCTGGTAGCACCTCACCAGGTCACAATTGTTCCTCTCCATCCTTGCCTCTCCCTCCTGGGAGGAGGATCCATCCCACTTGTGCACCATGAAAGGCCTGCTCTCCCCCAgtccaggttacttgagagagcTGGGACCACTGGCCCTATAAACCTCCTTGTCTGATTTCCTTAGAGTCCCACCCTCAGACCAGCTGAAATTAGATGTTAGAACAGTGCTAATGCAACACAATACTTGTGACTGAGGTTGCGTGCACAccactcatttaaagcacatgacttccttccaataatcctgggaactataggcaagggttgggaattgtagctctgtgggggagttaaactacagttcccagaattctttggggaagtcatgtgccttaaatgtgtaGTGTATACCTAGCCAGACTCAAAACCTTTTTTGCGCAGCAACTGGAATATAGTGGATTCTGAAAGAGAAAGAGATATGTCTTGTGCCTTGACAGACATTAGGATAGAAGGTACTTATGGCTTCAGTTTCATGGTAGGAATGCCTTCACATGCCTTCTTGCATAACTGTCTGTCCCTGAGCGTGCAAAAGTTTAAGAGCCTGTCCAGAGCATGTAGGATGTCAATTCCACAGAGGAATACATGGGAACATCCTGATCCAGACTTTTTCACCAGCATTTCCAAGATGTTCCACCAGCTTATCTGTTAGCCTGGTGCCATGTCTCAAATTCTGCTAGTATAGTAGCACTTCTGTTAAGTCCTATGGCTGCTCAGCCAGTGGATCTCAAGtacaggattgcatcctaaaaGCCTTGATAGATAAGATGGCTGTAATCAGGCACCTTAATGATGCTCAAGCAGACATTACCTTCCTTGACAATAATTGCCAGGATATGTAGATATGAATAAAGATCTAAATATTGGACCAGCACAAATCATATGCTGACAAAACCAGGAGACTGTCCTCTGTGAGATGATTCAGTCTAGTCAAAAGCTTACTGTGGGGTGCACATCTCCAGGTGCTTGCTTGCTTAATTGGTTTTATTGGAAGAATTTTAATAACTTGCTTTTGAAAAGAAATACCAAGGTAGTTCACAGACAACACATCAATAAAATACCACAATAAACCCAGCTCAATAAAACAAAGTTGCATTTTGCGACTTGCATCGATTTTATAGGGGCAGTAGAGCTCACAGCATTTGCACCAAAATGAAGCATTGGGCCAAATGTGATGCTAGGGCATCTCATAGAAGACATTCTCCTAGTCTGATCAGTGTGTAATTTTAGGTGGGTCAGTACTTAGTTTATGGTGTGCACACTCCCAGTTCCTTATTCAATTCTACATAAAATGGCAGTTATTGGTCTGGCTTGAACCCAGTGCGCTTGAGAATGTTTTGTACCATATGTGATGCTATGGCATCTTATAGAGGACACTCTCCTGGACTTGCAAGTGTATGATTTGGGTGCCCCCAGCGTAGTTTGTGGTGCCCCCAGTGTTGTCTGGGGTCATCACACTTTAAAGAATGTTAAACAAAACTCCCAGTTTTGAGTCTTGTGGATCTTTATGGGTTCAATTTTCCAGTCATGGAGATGTAGCCTATGGGCCATCCTATAATTTATTTTGAAAtgcaaaggcatataaacatctgTTCCTTGCTGAGGGTGCTCGTCCTGCTCTCTTTCAAACGTACACGGGGATAAGGAGCCGAGAATGGGTAATCACCACCAGTCTCATCTAGGCCAGTGTGCTACCACCTCAGTGCTTCCATTTCCCTTGCACTGCCACTGGTGGCACCCCATCTGTACATATGGAGATCCTCCTGATGGAAGAGGCATAGTGTCTGGGTATTTACAGTGGAACTCTCTGCAGTGACTATTTGTTCTGCTTCATCTGCCTAACTTGAGAATATGCAAGACAAAAGAGGTGATGAGAGTTTGGCCAGCAGTTCCCATGGTTGGGATGGTGTCAGAAAGTTGGCTATTCTGTCTGTAGTCTTCACCTGCATATAGGGTTCATAGCCAACAGCCCTTTGCCTTTTTGCATGGTGCATACCTACCCTATTTCCTGTGTTTGTTATCGCCAACACTGCAAAGTGTTTTGGTATCCTAGGCTCCATTGTGGTCAGGGGGCAGTGTGATTTGattctccattgatttcaatggaatttttttaaattagacCACATCTTCTGCAGGCATGACATTAAGCTGTTGCTGGGAGCAGGAATGAGGTATGATGGAGCATGGGATActgtctaaggctgcagtcctaatcccaCTTGTCTGGGATAAACCCCAtttaatttaataggacttaggTCTGAGTAGTCATGGTAAGGATTGCAGCTCTCCCCATCCAGCTCCCAGAGCCCCCTAAATTTTGGCCTCTATATCTGGATGGTTGTGCTTGCACCAATCTTATGCCCGCATAAGATTATGTCAACATAACCATGAGTATTGTGCTAGCACACATTCTATACCACCGTAAATCTGGTGCCACATTGGTGCAGATCCTGATGCCAGTATGTCTTCATAATCTGTTGAGAATTTAATTGGTATTCTCTAATGAAAGTATtgagtataggattgtgctgtaagtagaCTACCAAAGATAGGGGAAAGCACTGGGGGTTGTTAAATGCATGGGAATTAGGACTGTGTACTGTTACCTGGCTAAGAAGATggcagaggagaaggaagagaacaTTAATTTAAAATGAAAGAAATTAGATCAATTAGTCaaatcatcccacacttttccatTTTAGGGGAAATTTCTTCTGTCTGTTACTGGCCAAGGCATCCAGAGCTCAAAGAAGACCTTGAACAAGACCTCAAACAAGTTGACCTTTTGTTCTTAACAAGTCCTATAATTAGCAGTGTTTTTGTGCCACTCATAGATCATATTGACAAATCCGACAAAAAGTCGGAAATTGCTCATAGAACACGACGTTTTAGATGCAGTAAGTGTAACCCTTGTTATACTGAGGCTGTAAAGAAAGAAGACTGTGAAAAGAACTGTACTCTGCTTAATTTGCAAGATTGTGTAAAGTCTTGTAATAAGCAAATGGAGGATGCTTCAGAATATCTTGATATTTTATTACATTGTGTCCATGGAGAATTTGCTGGAACATTTGATGAAACATTTAATGAAATAGGCAAAGAGCAGCACATCCATGCACTACAGCTCTGTTTTCTTTTAGCAGCAAGATCTGGTAAGTGTGATGAGAAcctccctttctccctttctTTGTAGGCTGCTATACTTTAATATATATGTGCAAATGGTGATGCATAAAGAAAAGATCACAGGATTTAAATACAGATATGTTTGTAAAAGAAAAGTCATATAGGTGAttctatgggcttatccacatgggagcctaacttcgtactaaagaagctgcttttaccatcgcaaTAACTTTTCAAGGTCTGCATTTCTTGCTGAAcggtagcttccaatccactgttttcctttcacacaagtaggcatttctctggaaaggtttagtattgctgttccCTTGTGGCCCcgtccccaattttacatgtttactccctccagagtatcgaTATTGCTGATGCAGAAGGggaggttttttttgtttcttgtcaattgcacgcctctCCAGAGAGagttggggtgcaattgacataaaactatatgaaactgattagaggggggagtgagtgaaaggcaaagtaggcagcggctACGGCAGCTTTTGTGGGCGGCAGAGAGGGAGCGGgtaatggggcataagagagtccatccactaaaaaaaaaaatcaaagcaaagtgcCACGATGGAGGAGTACAGCGaagctgagacagtttttcctttccttttcacattataattggattgggttgataacagatttaaagaggaaaactgcattatagcttctgcttgcctgcaatgtcatgtgaaccatgcaaattacaaagggatgcaagtagcaccagacacacactaaatcaccgtgtggatgagccctataGCGAAACATCCTGTGGAATAATGGTTGTACAAACAACActactgggttttttttacattgtCTTTAGAGGATATTGCTGATGAAATGTAATGCCAGTCTTTTACTTATACCTTCTCTATATATACAGTTATAGAACAGCTGGGCTAGTTTTGCCCAGGTTTGGGGTTTGCCCAGTTTTGTGGGATGATTACATACCCACCAAACTGGGACGTTATTTCAGGAGAGATGAACTGGGGTTTTGGGGTGGGGATACTGTAACAGAACCCTTTATCTTTTAGCCTTTTAAAAGCCGCTATCTGTGAGGCTGCTACTGATGGAGGGGGAGCTTCCTTCCCCCCTGTGTAACACTAAAGTTGCCACATCTGGCACAAAAGCTCTGGCTGTGGTAACTTtaattttaaacattaaaaatgttgGGAGAGAAGAAGCCATCCCCACAGGTGGTGTCTTTGAAAATGTTAAAAGAAAGAGGGGGCGGGATGAAACCATTCCTATGGACCCCACTCTCCTTAAACAAGATGGAGAACCTCGGCCTCATCCTCTCTGAAAATAACAAAGAATACTTCTGGCAAAATTGCGGGGGGGGGCAATTAATCTAAAAATGTAGTATTAATAAATGGATACTCAATAGTAAGAGTAGTAATGCCTAGAATGAATCAGATAGTTGTGTAATTAGTGATTTAATATATAAGGATCATCTTAGAGATATGAAATAATTTAACTGTCTAGGCTAACATACGTATGTTAGCCTTTGGGTTACATGACCAGATATGAGTTTAGCAGGCCAGAAAGCTATGGACCAAATTTGACAGGAGGGTggccttgcccacctgtcaatcacctaacACCACAATGAGGCTCATGATATGGTTTTTTGAAACCTTGACAATCAGGTGATTATTAGGACTTAAAAGTGCCACACCTAGCTCTTTGCAACAGGTTCACAAAGAGCCCTAcgctgtgctttgaagtcctgatgaATAGCTGATTGATGATGTTTCAGAAGTCTGGCATGTGGGGCTTCTGAAGtgttgccaatcagctgatcttcATCACTTCAGAAGCCGTGTGTCTAGCATTTCTAAAGCTCCAATGATATTCTGAAGCCACTGCACAGCTGATTGGGGGTGCTTCTGAAGCCACTTTTGGTCTTGGTCAGACATCTTTTTACATGTAGAAACCTGCTGTCataaatgatgtcaggtgatcggCAAGTGGGAATAGCTCAgccaaaataacaacaataaattagattgtagttgcttgttacctaaaggtctccaagcgacttacaaattactaaaaacaaaagtagatatatcacaccataaaaacaaaataataaaacaaccaccacctccATAGAGCTAAAGAAAGCTTTGGCAGGACACTAATATGAACAACATCGTCTCAGTCTATCAATgcctgggggagaggggaagtctttacttggcactgaaaagatatcaACAAAGGAACCAGGTGGactcactggggagcacattccacagataggatgccacaactgaaaaggccctctcccttgtcaccaccctctgagcctccctcggGGAGGGGGACTTGGAGAAGggtctcagaagaagatctaaacgTCCAGATAGGTTCACTTCAGGAGAGgcgttcccagagcttggaaaagttacttttttgaactacaactcccatcagccccagccagcatggccactggattgggctgatgggagttgtagttcaaaaaagtaacttttccaagctctggactccaGAACATATTGGGATCCTAAgctataaagagctttatagctcaaaagcagcactttgaattgggcttggaagcatataggcagccagtgtaattggaacagaattggtgttgtATTATATGCGATCAAGAATCAGACAGCAACATTCTGCACgaattgaagcttctgaactacttccaaaggcagctccatgtgaAGTGCATTTGTAGGAATCCAACCCTGAggctaccagagcatagattactgtagccaggttatcgcTGTCCAGATAGAATCACATCTGGGCCACTACCtaagctgatagaaggcactctatcccactgaggccacctgtgcctcaagcaacagcaacagatccaggagaacccccaaactatgaacccactccttcagaggTAGTGTGACCCCATATAGAGCAAGCCgcacaccactcagccagtcagaggaaccacccaccaacagcatctcagtcttgtctggattaagcttcagttcatTGATCCTCATCTAGTCTATTatcactgattcagcacatcaacTGCCTCACCTGCAAGAGATAAAAAGGACAAATAGAGCTGCAggacatcagcatactgataatgacacactccaaaactctgtatgACCCCACTGAGTAGTTTCTTGTAGATGTTCAACAACATGCAAGACAGAACcaacccctgcaggaccccatactggagaacccatggaagtcagcagagttccacagcagttgcaacaaatTAATCTGTTAAGACTATTGATAAAGGTGAGAAAGAAAGTTAAAGGTTTATTTActtctgagaaggaggaggaaaagcagCTCAAAAAACCAAAAAAAGTTACAAGAGagtcagtgagaggaacacaagCATTATTCTTTCTGTGTAGCACCTCCCACTGGTTCAGGCAACTAATTACATGAGTTGTTGTTTCCCATTCCAACATCATGGAGCTGAACAATGCTCCTCAAGAACCTCTTTCTGGAGCTGGCaaagtaggaacagaaccactgcaatgttGTGCCCCCAACACCAAACTCAGACAGTCACCCcaaaaggatatcatggtcaatggtattgaaagccactgaaagatcaaggaggatcaaccgagtcacactccccctgtctctctccggacacagggcaaccaaggcatctTCTGTACCTAAACCAGGACTGAATCCCAGTTGAAATGCATCTAGAAAATCCTCTGACAGTatctggatctggttggcaaccaccctctcaagaaccttgcccagaaaggggaatTTACAACTGGTCTAAAATAATTAGgatcttctgggtccagggaagacttctTCAGGCAGCCTAGGACCACTCCTTCTTGGAAAGAAGCATTAACTCCTCCCTGGCCCATCCAACTATCCCCTCTCTGCcagattttatcagccatgaagagCAAGGGCCCAAGACACAAGAATGCAAACCTGACCAAGAACaatgtccacatcctcaggctgctgcAACTAAAACTCATCCAACAACATAAGTCAAGAAAGCACTCCAGACACTTCACCTGGATCATCAGCACCAACAATGGAGTCCAGATCCCAGTGAATGGatacaattttatcctcaaaatgcttagcCAACATGTCACAGCTGGCTTTAGATGGCTCTACCACCTCTCTCGGGCCAGTATGTAATAAGCCCTTGGCCACTCTAAATAGCTCTGCCAGACAACAAGCTGAGGAtataatggaggcagagaagtaagttttctttgctgccttcactgccactgaatAGGTTTGAATGTGAGCACATACCAATGTTCAGTTACAGTGGTTCGGAGTTTTCCTCcacctgcactcaagccatctcccttctcgcttcattgctcttagctccagtgtataccatggagctctCTGAGCTCTGACAGTTGGGAGAGGATGCTCAGatgcaatcatgtcaaccacatctctgtattccacagatcaatcAGGGCTTCAACAGATCAGCCAGCTATGCcaactggaaaactccccagaaccCTCAGAAAACCAataggattcattagtctctgaaggcagaccatcttaataggtccctcaCTCATgtagagggaaaaggccactgtaaATCTAAAACCCACCAGGAGGTGAACTAACCATGACAGGGAACTGTTTTTATGCCCCACATCTTCAGGTCACCCTCTCCTTGCCCATCTGAGAAAACCAAATTCAGAGTGTGCCCTGCTGCATGTGTTGGCCAGATGACATGTTGGAAcagctccatggttgtcatggagaccatgaagtcctgagccgccccataCAGAACAGACTGGGCATGAGTGTTGATATCTCCCAAGAGTAACTGTCACAGGGGCCTCAACCCCATGTTTGAGACCGCATCCATCAGCCTGGGCAGGGAGACTGTTCGGCAGCAAGGAGTACAGTCCTAACATAAGATACAAACACTCCAGATTGGTACTCAGTTGTACAGAGAGTCTGGAGAGCAAGATGGAATTCCTATAGACCAAACACATATGGCCCTCAAGCCTACCtggtgctgaaccaagtacctgggtgggcacaactgggagaggctAACTGCACCCTGCtctccacccaggtctcggttatatgGCCTGgcgggccagaggtttcccaccccggGTTACATGTAACCTGTTTTCAGGCAAAAACTGAATAGAAGGATAGCTAGACCTCATCTATAAAAAGTTTAAGGATATTACTATAAATGTCTAGTTTTATTCAATTTGATTAGATATTTAATTTGATGGGATAGGCAACCTGATCCGAAAGACCCAGCTTCAGCTGACATAGTATTGTTGCAGCTAACTTGACATCTTCAGCTTAGTAAATGAGGCAGAACTATGTTGTCATGCTACTTACTTAAAAGCCACTGAAATAGTCTTATGTATATAAAACaggtggacatcatcaaatggtcaattataggaatcaaactgattatataattggtaacagaagatggacaagttccatacttcctgtaaaaacaagaccaggagcagactgcagtacagattaaaaatcagagtaaagataaagaacaacaaagcaaccataatgccaaaatacagttaaataacatcccagaagagtaTAAAGATCACATAAGatacagatttgaggctttaaatttagttgacagagaaccagaagaactatagattgaagtcagagacattatcagggaagaatgcaaaaagacaatacctctagttaaaaagagagaaagacctcaatggatgactgaagaaattcttaaaatggttaaagagagaaggaaagcaaaagcaaaaggagatagaaacatggtcagaactctaaatgcaacaatacagtgactagtacatagggacaaagaattactagataaaataaaagaaagatggtagcaatacactgaagaactctataaaagagatgcaaggatgacaaattcattcatggaggaaccgcatgatgaagaaccagacattttagaatgtgaggtggaagctgctcttaaaatacttggaagaaacaaatcaccaggaacagatggcataccaatagagttgctagaagttactgagactgagtctatccaaattttgacaaaaaattgtcaacaaatatggaaaagaaaacaatggcccacagattggaagcattcaatatacatcccaattccaaacaaaggggatcccagcgaatgcagtaattattgaactatttatttatttatttatttatttaattacatttctagaccaccctataacagaaagctctcagggcggtgtacaacaaataaaatcacaattaaaatatgagcaagtgtgaaaaatataacatgataaaaatctgaaatagaattgccattgagtttataaattaaaatccatattaggtttaaaattaaatttaaaatgtttaaaaagcctgggcgaaaaggtaggtttttacctggcgccgaaaagataacaaagaaggcgccaggcgtatctcgtctgggagggcattccatagttcgggggccaccaccgagaaggccctagatctagttgttgatctccgggcctctttatgagttgggacccggagaagggccttcgacgtcgagcgtagtgaacgggtaggtacatagcgagagaggcgttccaccaggtattgcggtccgatgccgtttagggctttataggtaagaaccaacactttgaatctggcccagaaacatatcggtagccagtgcagctgctccaggacaggtgttatatggtcaaatttctttgtcccagtgagaactctggccgcagcattttgcactagctgaagtttccgaaccgtcttcacaggtagccccacgtagagtgcattacagtagtccaatctagaggttaccatagcatggataactgaggcgagattctccctgtccagatagggtcgtagttgggctaccagccaaagctggtagaatgcattccgtgccaccgaggctacctgagcctcaagtgacaggagcgggtctaataagacccccaaactacatacctgctcctttagggggagtgtaaccccatctagggcaggtcgaacatcaaccatctgggcagagggccctcccaccaacagcatctcagtcttgttaggattgagtttcagtttattagctctcatccagcccattatcgcggccaggcagcggtctagtacatcaacagcctcacctgacgaagatgaaaaggagtagtagagctgcgtatcatcagcatattgctggaaacgcactccaaaactcctgatgacctcacccagcggcttcatatagatattgaaaagcatgggggacagaactgaaccctgcgggactccatattggagtacccagggactcgagtaatgttcccccagcatcaccttctggagacgattcccgagataggagcagagccaccgccaagcagtgcctcccactcctaaatccgtaagtcgctccagaaggataccatggtcgatggtatcaaacgccgctgagagatcaaggagaaccaacagagttacctctgatgacctcacccggcggcttcatatagatattgaaaagcatgggggacagaactgaaccctgcgggactccatattggagtacccagggactcgagtaatgttcccccagcatcaccttctggagacgattcccgagataggagcagagccaccgccaagcagtgcctcccactcctaaatccgtaagttgctccagaaggataccatggtcgatggtatcaaacgccgctgagagatcaaggagaaccaacagagttacactccctctgtctttctcccaacagaggtcatcatacagggcgaccaaggctgtttctgtaccaaaccccggccgaaagcccgattgaaatgggtccagataatcagtttcatccaagagagcctggagttggcgagcgaccacacgctctaggaccttgcccaggaatggaacatttgctaccggcctatagttgtccaaattatcagggtccaaggagggtttttttaggagcggtctcaccaccgcctgtttcaggcagggtgggaccactccctctcgtaaagaggcattaatcacctcct
Proteins encoded:
- the LOC133390329 gene encoding cytidine and dCMP deaminase domain-containing protein 1-like isoform X1, translating into MLQHFQDFSSKPLLFTICIGDNWRPPQRLEKKRDLYMFLALHMENSPVCGESEKFHKTGIVVCESDKVHKLMSMCCSSKSLHAVQQVMLNTPITLRNCSIYMSRKPCSACTKFLIQGEISSVCYWPRHPELKEDLEQDLKQVDLLFLTSPIISSVFVPLIDHIDKSDKKSEIAHRTRRFRCSKCNPCYTEAVKKEDCEKNCTLLNLQDCVKSCNKQMEDASEYLDILLHCVHGEFAGTFDETFNEIGKEQHIHALQLCFLLAARSDDPDKGVGCLLYDKNGCNKPGYFFGAGYNGYPIGALYGNLPRCGRGDLPKKEALVHAEQNALLFRSNKQIKDTDVLYCSKPPCLPCQNYIDFVGIKRIISVKDSSTKRTVISELKDKFKYVQYKCATEKLTGDIFILCSLMLLCFTLYFSLPDLF
- the LOC133390329 gene encoding cytidine and dCMP deaminase domain-containing protein 1-like isoform X2; translated protein: MSQPRDNWRPPQRLEKKRDLYMFLALHMENSPVCGESEKFHKTGIVVCESDKVHKLMSMCCSSKSLHAVQQVMLNTPITLRNCSIYMSRKPCSACTKFLIQGEISSVCYWPRHPELKEDLEQDLKQVDLLFLTSPIISSVFVPLIDHIDKSDKKSEIAHRTRRFRCSKCNPCYTEAVKKEDCEKNCTLLNLQDCVKSCNKQMEDASEYLDILLHCVHGEFAGTFDETFNEIGKEQHIHALQLCFLLAARSDDPDKGVGCLLYDKNGCNKPGYFFGAGYNGYPIGALYGNLPRCGRGDLPKKEALVHAEQNALLFRSNKQIKDTDVLYCSKPPCLPCQNYIDFVGIKRIISVKDSSTKRTVISELKDKFKYVQYKCATEKLTGDIFILCSLMLLCFTLYFSLPDLF